One Gordonia mangrovi genomic region harbors:
- a CDS encoding helix-turn-helix domain-containing protein, with the protein MSEEKQVTFRRGNERIAQLLADPDTAGRVETIRAEMAQADRAHAMGLAAIRRAAQLTQTELAQRMGIKQAAVSGLEAREDLLLSTLANYLAAAGATDVTITARLGERIVEVALPPGS; encoded by the coding sequence CACGTTCCGTCGTGGCAATGAGCGGATCGCGCAGCTGTTGGCGGACCCGGATACCGCGGGGCGGGTCGAGACGATCCGCGCGGAGATGGCCCAGGCGGACCGCGCGCACGCGATGGGGTTGGCGGCGATCCGCCGCGCTGCGCAGCTGACCCAGACCGAGCTGGCCCAGCGGATGGGTATCAAACAGGCTGCGGTGTCGGGGTTGGAGGCACGTGAGGACCTGTTGCTGTCGACGCTGGCCAACTACCTGGCCGCCGCCGGCGCCACCGACGTCACCATCACTGCACGTCTGGGGGAGCGCATTGTCGAGGTCGCGTTGCCTCCCGGATCTTGA